GTTCCTGGAGGCGGGCTGCGGCTGGGCGCCCTACTGGATGGAGCGGATGGACGACGAGTACGCCAAGCGCGCGGCCGAGGCGCCCGCGCTCAAGCGCAAGCCGAGCGACTACGTGCGGGGCGGCAGCATCTTCTTCTCCTGCGAGGCCGACGAGTGGCTGCTGCCCCAGGCCCTGAAGCTGGTCGGGGAGAACCAGGTCGTCTACGCCTCCGACTTCCCGCACTGGGATCACAGCTATCCCGCGTCGCTCGACGAGATCCGCGAGCGCGGCGACATCAGCGACGGGCAGAAGCGCAAGCTGTTCGCCGACAACGCCCGGAGGCTCTACGGGCTCAAGGGGTGAATCGGACGCTCCGCCGGCCGTCGCGCTCATCGGCGCGCGCAAGCGCTACGGCCAGGTGGAGGCGCTGCGCGGCGTCGACCTCGCCATTCGCCCCGGCGAGGTGGTGGCGATGCTGGGGCCCAACGGGGCGGGCAAGACCACGTCGATCAGCCTGATGCTCGGACTGCGGCAGCCCACCGCGGGGGAGGCGCGGCTGTTCGGGCTGCCGCCCACCGACCGGCGCGCGCGGAGCCGCTGCGGGGTGATGCTGCAGGAGTCGGGCACCACCGCGGTGCTGACCGTGGCCGAGATCGTCGATCTCTTCCGCGCCTACTATCCGGCGCCGCTGCCCGTCGAGCGGGCCATCGCGATGGCCGGGCTCACCGAGCAGGCGGGCGCGCGGGTGGGCACGCTGTCGGGCGGGCAGCGCCAGCGGCTCTACTTCGCGCTCGCGATCTGCGGCGACCCCGAGATCCTCTTCCTCGACGAGCCCACCGTGGGCATGGACGTGGAGGCCCGCCGCGCGTTCGTGGCGAGCATCCAGACCCTGGCCGCCGCCGGCAAGACCATCGTGTTCACCAGCCACTACCTGCGCGAGGCCGAGGAGCTGGCCGGGCGCATCGTGGTGATCGACCGGGGCACCGTCATCGCCGACGCGAGCCCGCGGGAGCTGAAGGCGCGCGTGCCCGGCAAGAAGATCACGGTGGTCGCGGGCCGTCCGCTCGCCCGCGCCGACCTCGACGGCCTGCCTGCCAGCGTGATGAGCCTCGACGGCGACCGCGCGAGCCTGCTGAGCAACGAGCCGGCCGCGGTGCTGCGCGAGTTGTTCCGTCGCGGAGTGGACGTGGTGGATCTGGAG
The Candidatus Methylomirabilota bacterium DNA segment above includes these coding regions:
- a CDS encoding amidohydrolase family protein, whose amino-acid sequence is LGLCGAMLSADGGHLLGDSRYADVYEEAQRLDVMLGIHASGSHLGGAGVDLFPAFIQAHTCSHAFGQMRQLTSVIFEGIPERFPRLRLAFLEAGCGWAPYWMERMDDEYAKRAAEAPALKRKPSDYVRGGSIFFSCEADEWLLPQALKLVGENQVVYASDFPHWDHSYPASLDEIRERGDISDGQKRKLFADNARRLYGLKG
- a CDS encoding ABC transporter ATP-binding protein — translated: MEALRGVDLAIRPGEVVAMLGPNGAGKTTSISLMLGLRQPTAGEARLFGLPPTDRRARSRCGVMLQESGTTAVLTVAEIVDLFRAYYPAPLPVERAIAMAGLTEQAGARVGTLSGGQRQRLYFALAICGDPEILFLDEPTVGMDVEARRAFVASIQTLAAAGKTIVFTSHYLREAEELAGRIVVIDRGTVIADASPRELKARVPGKKITVVAGRPLARADLDGLPASVMSLDGDRASLLSNEPAAVLRELFRRGVDVVDLEVSGADLEEAFLALTRRPEVAG